From the Actinomadura luzonensis genome, the window CCATGCGGCTCGGTGAGACCGAAGAGGACTACTACCGGCTGGGGCGGACCAATGGGTGAGACCATCACGTTCTGGGTGCTCGCCGTCGTGTCCGTCGGCGCCGCGCTCGGCATGGTCTTCAACCGGAAGGCCGTCTACTCCGCGCTGATGCTCGGCACGGTCATGCTCAGCCTCGCGGTCCTGTACGCCGTGCAGGACGCGCCGTTCCTGGCCGCGGTGCAGATCATCGTCTACACCGGCGCGATCATGATGCTGTTCCTGTTCGTGCTCATGCTCGTCGGCGTCGACTCCTCCGACTCCTTCGTCGAGACGCTCAGGGGCCAGCGCTTCTGGGCGGTCATCGCCGCGCTCGGGTTCGGCACGCTGGTCGTCGTGGCCGTGGGCAACGCGGTCTTCGCCCCGCAGGCCGGCCTCCAGCAGGTCACCGGCGCGGGCGGCTACATCCGCTCGATCGCGCTCGAGCTGTTCACCAAGTACGTGTTCGCCTTCGAGATCACCT encodes:
- a CDS encoding NADH-quinone oxidoreductase subunit J, coding for MGETITFWVLAVVSVGAALGMVFNRKAVYSALMLGTVMLSLAVLYAVQDAPFLAAVQIIVYTGAIMMLFLFVLMLVGVDSSDSFVETLRGQRFWAVIAALGFGTLVVVAVGNAVFAPQAGLQQVTGAGGYIRSIALELFTKYVFAFEITSALLITAALAAMVLAHRERLIEKPTQKDLSRARFQGDHPSPLPGPGTYARNNAIDMPALLPDGSVAESSVNRYIARYDVEHDHLPADPRLAEAIRHTAEHEEAPTEAEQDATEHGSEVTK